The Candidatus Binataceae bacterium genome includes the window CGATCCTTGACCGAGCGGCTCAGCTTTCTGATCGGTTCCATTTGCATCTCCTTCGTCTCGCGCGGCGCGTCGACCGCGTGCCGCTCTTACATCTACTTCATCGCGGCCCGCAAGCGTGAGCAGCGCGATAGGCAAGCGCCCGCCGAAGGTTGTATAGAGTCGGACAAACAGCAGGAGGCCACGGTTATGGGAATCGACTATAGCGACTACGAATTCCTCAAAGTGGACGTTGTCGACCGGGTCGCGACCATCACGATCAACCGGCCCGACTCGCTCAACGCGGTTAATGGCATCGTGCATCACGAGCTCGAGCAGATCTGGATCGATGTGCGCGCCGATCACGACGTCAATGCGATCATTCTGACCGGCGCGGGGCGCGCGTTCTGCGCCGGCGGCGATGTCAAAGGGATGGCGGAGGGCAACCTGGCGGGCGGCGGCAAGAAAGGCAAGGGACGCGGGCGTGGCCCGATCGCGGCCTCGAACGGACGGCGCCTCGTTGAGAACATGCTCGATGTCGAGCAGCCGATTATCGGCGCGATCAACGGCGACGCGGTCGGCCTCGGCGCAACGCTCGCGCTGCTGTGCGATATCACGGTCGTCTCGGAAAAGGCGCGCTTCGCCGACACGCACGTCAAAGTTGGAATCGTTGCGGGCGACGGCGGCGCGCTCATCTGGCCGCTGCTCATCGGGCCGCATCGCGCCAAGGAATTCCTGATGCGTGGCAATTTCATCAACGGCGCTGAAGCCGGCCGCATCGGGATGGTCAACTATGCAGTCGCACCCGATGAGGTGATGTCCAAGGCGCGCGCGCTCGCGCAGGAGCTGGCCGACGGCCCGACTTTGGCCATCAGATGGAGCAAGCTGTCGGTTAACAAATGGCTGAAGCAGCAGGCCAACCTGATAATGGACGCGTCGCTCGCGTACGAGATGATGACGTTTAACACCGACGATCACAAAGAAGCGGTGCGAGCGTTCGTCGAAAAGCGCAAGCCTAACTTCGTGCGCGCGAAGTAGAGAGAATTTAACAGCGGATGAAACGGCGATTTGCGGTAGCGGCGACGATCAAGTTTGTCCTGGCGTTCCTCCTGTTGATGACATGGCATGGCAGCCAGACCATCCTCGATCATGCCAAGAGAGCAATGGGAGGAACGTCATTCGATCGCGGCCACGCGCTGCTCGCCCCGGTCAATGAGTTCCTGCATCACCATGACCACATAGCCAATGCGGTACTAATAGCGACATCTGGACATATCGACCTGGTATTAACCGGCATGGTGTTGTGGGGGATATTCGGTGAGACTATCCGGCCGACAGTCGCGATATTTTTCATCCTGCTATTTCGCCAGTTCAGCCAAATCTTCGTCAGCGCACCGATCCCGCAGGGAATGATCTGGCACTATCCGGGATTCCCTTCCCTGATAGTCACTTACTACACGACTTTCGATTTCTTTTTTTCAGGCCATACCGCGTCCGCAACGTTGAGCGCTTTGGAAATCGGCCATCGCGGATACAAAAACAAAATCTATGTCATTCTTGCCACTATAATGGTCGGGTTTGAGATTTTCTGCATCCTGTCAATGAGGTTTCACTATACTGCGGACGTGATCACCGGCATTTTCGCGGCGGTGACCGCGTTCACTCTGGCCGTGAAAGTATCGCCCAAGCTGGATACTATGTTCGATAACCTGGTCAACCGCATCACGGGCGCGAGCGATTCAACCTCAGAGCTGGAAACCCGACTGGTCGCCAAGTAGCGCGGCACCAGCGCCAGACAGCCACGTCTCCGCAACGGCAGCATGCTGCGTCAGCGTATGAATATCGCGCAGGCAGCGCTGCAGCGGCGACGTCTCGTAAGGCGCCGTTCCACCGCCGGCCGCATAACAGGTATCGACGACAGAAGCTGCAGTATGCGCGGACCATGTGACACTGCCCATGATACGTGCGCGCTCGGCGGGCGGCACCACGCGGCCTTCGCAGGCGGATTTCCAAACCAGTTCCGCTTCGCTGCGCAACAGTCCGCGGATTGCACGAACGGTCGTTTCAGCATGCCCTATGCGATACTGAAACAACTGGCTATTCGCGATCGTTGACTGAGTATAGAGCCGCTGCTTGTTCGTCGCCGCGAGTTTGAGTATCTCTTCCACGCCTCGGGTCGCGATTCCGAGTCCGACGGCGCCGATATGCAGTGCTGCGTAAAGCAAAGGCTCGGCGAAGCAGGGGCCAGGAATAGTGGATTTGCCGCCGAAGATATCGAAAGTGTCTTCGCCGGAGATAGTGAGATTCTCGACCGCGATATCGTGGCTGCCGGTACCGCGCAGTCCGCTCACCGACCAGGTATCGATGATGCTGCCGCGCTCCGGCGCGAACATCATCGCGCGTGTTTCGGGAGCGCCGGGAATCGCGCCTGGCTTCGCTTGACCATTCTCGGTAACTACGCAATTGCCGAATAGCCAGTCGGCGTGCTGGCATCCGCTGGCGAAAGCCCATCGGCCGCTGACTATGTATTTGTCGCCCTGCCGCTCCGCCTGGCCGCGAGGCGCGAAACCACCGCCGATTATCAAGTCCGGCCCCGGCGCATAGAGCTCGTCGAAGCGTTTCGGCGACATCAGCGCGAGCAGCATCGGCGTTTCGCATCCGATCATCACGACCCAGCCGGTCGAGCCGTCCGCCCTTGCAAGCGCCTCGATAATTTCCATGCTGGTCGGGAAGTCGATTTCGAGTCCGCCATGAGTTTTCGGCGTGAACATCCGAAAGCATCCGGCTGATTTAAGCTGAACCAGCAGATCGAGCGGAAGACGGCGCCCCGATTCGATGTCGAGGCTGCGCGCGCTGATTGCGGGAGTGAGATCGATGACGGATTCGAGGAGTCGCGCGGCGTCAGATGCCATCGGCAAGCCTATTTCGTGGTTGGGATGTCGAACTCGGCCCGCATGCGATGCTCATGCTCGGGCCATCGCGCCGTTATTGTTTTGAGGTGCGTGTAGAAGCGGATGCCTTCGGATCCGTGCATCGCAGTGTCGCCGAAGATCGATCGCTTCCATCCGCCGAAGCTGTGAAAAGCCATCGGCACCGGGATCGGCACGTTCACCCCCACCATCCCGATTTGAACGCGGCTCGTGAACTCGCGCGCCGCGCATCCATCGCGCGTGAAGATCGAAGTGCCGTTGCCGTACTCGT containing:
- a CDS encoding enoyl-CoA hydratase-related protein, which gives rise to MGIDYSDYEFLKVDVVDRVATITINRPDSLNAVNGIVHHELEQIWIDVRADHDVNAIILTGAGRAFCAGGDVKGMAEGNLAGGGKKGKGRGRGPIAASNGRRLVENMLDVEQPIIGAINGDAVGLGATLALLCDITVVSEKARFADTHVKVGIVAGDGGALIWPLLIGPHRAKEFLMRGNFINGAEAGRIGMVNYAVAPDEVMSKARALAQELADGPTLAIRWSKLSVNKWLKQQANLIMDASLAYEMMTFNTDDHKEAVRAFVEKRKPNFVRAK
- a CDS encoding phosphatase PAP2-related protein, with product MKRRFAVAATIKFVLAFLLLMTWHGSQTILDHAKRAMGGTSFDRGHALLAPVNEFLHHHDHIANAVLIATSGHIDLVLTGMVLWGIFGETIRPTVAIFFILLFRQFSQIFVSAPIPQGMIWHYPGFPSLIVTYYTTFDFFFSGHTASATLSALEIGHRGYKNKIYVILATIMVGFEIFCILSMRFHYTADVITGIFAAVTAFTLAVKVSPKLDTMFDNLVNRITGASDSTSELETRLVAK
- a CDS encoding acyl-CoA dehydrogenase family protein, coding for MASDAARLLESVIDLTPAISARSLDIESGRRLPLDLLVQLKSAGCFRMFTPKTHGGLEIDFPTSMEIIEALARADGSTGWVVMIGCETPMLLALMSPKRFDELYAPGPDLIIGGGFAPRGQAERQGDKYIVSGRWAFASGCQHADWLFGNCVVTENGQAKPGAIPGAPETRAMMFAPERGSIIDTWSVSGLRGTGSHDIAVENLTISGEDTFDIFGGKSTIPGPCFAEPLLYAALHIGAVGLGIATRGVEEILKLAATNKQRLYTQSTIANSQLFQYRIGHAETTVRAIRGLLRSEAELVWKSACEGRVVPPAERARIMGSVTWSAHTAASVVDTCYAAGGGTAPYETSPLQRCLRDIHTLTQHAAVAETWLSGAGAALLGDQSGFQL